CTTTTGAAGAAATTTATGAAAATGTCAACCTCGGCTAATTTGAAAGTCAATAACTATTCCAGATCCGCGATCGCTTGTTGATGATGGTAGCGATCGCGCAAGTCAGCATTAAGTAAACTTTCCTTTACACAATTACCCTAGCTATGAGGATTTGACTTTTTACTTGTATAGGAGATTACCTGCCATAGTATGATGCTGTCAGCCCATAGCCAACGATTCCGTACAGTCATCACTATGCGTATCGCCATATTTACCGAGACATTTTTGCCAAAAATTGATGGCATCGTTACTCGCCTCAAATATACCGTCGAATATCTGGTCAAGCTCGGTAACCAAGTATTGGTGTTTTCGCCCGATGGTGGACTTAAAGAATACTGTGGCGCAAAGATTTATGGCGTATCAGCCTTTGACTTCCCGCTATATCCAGAACTAAAAGTAGCTCTCCCACGTCCTTCGATTGGCTATGCGCTAGAGGAGTTCAAACCCGATATTATTCATATTGTAAATCCTGCTATTTTGGGCATGGCAGGTTTATATTATGCCAAATCGATGAATTACCCGCTTATGGCTTCCTATCACACGCATTTACCCCAGTATTTGCAGCATTACGGATTGGGGTTTCTTGAGGGCGTGATGTGGGAATTGGTCAAAAATACTCACAATCAAGCAGCACTGAATCTTTGTACTTCGACAGTGATGATCGATGAATTGCGATCGCATGGTGTCGAGAGGCTTGATCTTTGGCAGCGCGGTGTTGATACCGTGCAGTTTCATCCGAGATTTAAAAGCGCGGAAATGCGATCGCGCCTCACCCAAGGGCATCCAGAAGAAGTTTTATTCCTGTATGTTGGTAGACTCTCCGCCGAGAAAGAGATTCAGCAAATTTTGCCAGTACTAGAAGCGATCCCCAATAGTCGTCTTGCTTTAGTGGGAAATGGCCCCTATCGGCAAGAACTGGAGAAGATTTTTGCGGATACTAAAACTAATTTTGTGGGCTATTTACGTGGGGATGATCTTGCCGCAGCTTTTGCCTCAAGTGACGCTTTTTTATTCCCATCGCGCACTGAGACTCTGGGCTTAGTTCTGCTCGAAGCAATGGCGGCTGGTTGTCCAGTTGTTGCCGCAAATTCAGGGGGAATTCCTGACATTGTCACCAATGGCATTAATGGATATTTATTTGAGCCTAATGACAGCAATGGCTTGACCTTAGCAACTCAAAATCTTTTGCAAAATCGTAATGAATATATGTGCATCGAAGCCCGTTTAGAAGCTGAAAAGTGGGGGTGGGATGCTGCCACGCGACAATTGCAAAATTATTATGAACAGACAATAGAGGCTTGTAAACCTGTTTTAAGTGTTTAAATACGCAAGAGTGCGCCCAACAGGGGCGCACTCTAAAAATGAACCCAAAAATTGTTACAGCGAGCATAGCCGCTGCAACAATTTTGGGGTTCATTTTTAAAGAAGTATTGCGATCGCGCTCTCAAGCGGTATTCCTTCACAGTACAATGGCGATCGCTATCATTCTGTCGTAAGCATAAATACTCTTTTGATTTCCCTTGAATCTGTCACCGAAATTTATAATAAGCCCTTGCTGTCTCTAGTTTTTGAGGCGCAATCAGTACATCGGCAATATCATCAAACTGATGCTGTACAGATGTGCACTCTATCAAATATCAAATCAGGTCGTTGTCCTGAAGATTGTAAATATTGCCCTCAAAGTGCTCGCTATCCGACAGGAGTAGAGGCTTATCCCCTTTTGCCACTAGATGAAGTGATTAGCCAAGCAAAAGAGGCAAAACAGCATGGGGCAACTCGTTTTTGCATGGGAGCTGCGTGGCGCAATGCACCTGATGGGGAGGAGTTTGAGCGGGTTTTGCAAATGGTCGAAGCCGTAGCAGGGATGGAAATGGAAGCCTGTGTAACGATGGGAATGTTGCGCCCAGATCAAGCTCAGCGCTTAGCCAAAGCAGGCTTGACAGCCTATAACCATAACCTCGATACTTCCGAAAGTTTCTATCCCGAAATTATCACGACACGTACCTATCGCGATCGCCTCGAAACGATTCAGCATGTCTCCGAAGCGGGTATTCAAGTTTGTTGTGGCGGCATCGTCGGCATGGGTGAGACTGACAGCGATCGCATCGATCTTTTGCATACATTAGCAAACCTTAATCCACAGCCTGAGTCAGTACCAATTAATGCATTATCTCCCGTTGCAGGAACTCCATTTGGGGATCTTGATGCGATCGATCCTTTGGTTTTAGTGCGGATGGTCGCAACCGCGAGAATCCTGATGCCCAAAGCAGTTGTGCGACTTTCCGCAGGACGCGATCGGCTCAGCGTTTCCGATCAAGCTCTCTGCTTTCTCGCAGGTGCAAATTCTATCTTCTCTAGTGAGAAACTACTCACTACTGCAAATCCAGACTGGCAAGATGATGCGGAGATGTTCCAGAAATTAGGTGTTAAACCGAAGGAATTCGCATAATAAGAAAGGCTCCCTTTGGGAGCCTTTCTTATTATGCGAATTCAGGTCGCCCTTGCGACATGAAATGCTTTTGTGAACTCATTTCAGGCTCTCCATCCTTAGGAACTCTCTGAATGTAGGTTCCATCTGCTTTAAGATCCCAAGCTTGGCGGTTATCAGCTAGGATAATTTCGAGAATCTGCTTAAGTTCTTTGATCAGAGAGCCTTCCTCAACAGGGGTAATCACCTCAACTCTTGCATCAAGGTTTCGGGGCATCCAGTCAGCACTACCAATATATACCTGCTCTTCGCCGCCATTACTAAAGTAAAAGATGCGTGAATGTTCTAGAAAGCGCCCGATCACGCTGATAACCCTGATGCGATCGCTTAATCCCTTGACCTTGGGACGGATACAGCAAATACCACGAATGATCAGATCGATATTTACACCGACTTGCGAAGCCTCATATAGAGCCGAGATAATCTCAGGATCAACTAATGAATTCATTTTGGCAATGATGTAGGAAGGATACCCCTGCTTTTGATGTTCGATTTCGCGATGGATCAGTTTCAGGAACTTCTCGCGCATGTTCACAGGCGCAACTAGAAGCTTGCGATAATCACGCTGACGCGAATAGCCAGTCAGGTAGTTAAACAAATCAGTCAAATCCGCGCCCAAATTATCATTACAGCTAAAAATACCAAGATCGCTATAAAATCTAGCTGTTTTTGGGTTGTAATTGCCAGTACCAATGTGAACATAACGAACTAAGCGATCGCCTTCTTGCCTTACCACTAGAGCCGTCTTAGTATGGGTTTTGAGATTCTTAAACCCATAGACCACATGCACTCCCGCATTTTCGAGCTTCTTCGCCCAGAGAATGTTATTCGCCTCGTCAAATCGAGCTTTTAGCTCCACTAATACCGCTACCTGCTTGCCATTCTCCGCCGCCCGAATCAAAGCATGGACAATTGGTGAATCTCCAGATGTGCGATATAGAGTTTGCTTAATTGCGAGTACATCATCATCATTTGCTGCATCTTCGATAAATCGCTGCACTGTTGTTGTGAACGACTGATAAGGATGATGGACTAAAAAATCACCTTCGCTGATGATGTCAAAAATGTTCTTGCCGTCTTCATCCCCTTGCTTCAATCGAGGATGAGTTACAGACTTCCAAGGCTTATCCTGATGCTCAGGCATTGGCAAAAAAGCGATCGCCATTAGCCCTCCTAAACCAATTAGCCCAGGGATATCATAAACATCTGCCTCGGTAATCCCTAATTGCTCAATCAACTCTTTACGAATTTCTGGCGGGATATCACTAGCGATTTCCATTCGCACGACTGAACCAAATTTCTGCTTGCGTAACTCTTCTTGCAGAGCCGAAATCAAGTCGTCTGCTTCTTCTTCTTCGATGTCAAGCTGAGCATCACGAGTAATCCGAAATGGATAATAACTTAGAATCTCCATTCCTGGAAATAATGCCTCAAGATTATGGGCAATCACTTGTTCCAAAGGTACAAAGGTATGCTCATCGGTCTCAGGGATTTTGACAAAGCGTGGCAATACATTTGGAACTTTGACCCGCGCAAAGTTTTTTTCCTTAGTGTCGCGATCGCGCACGATCACCACCAAATTGAGGCTGAGATTAGAAATGTAAGGGAATGGATGTGCAGGATCGACGGCTAATGGCGTAAGAACGGGAAATAGCTTATCTTGAAAATAGGTTTTGAGATATCGCTGATGTTTCTTATCGATATCCTTATAGTCTAAGAGCTTCACTCCGTGGTTATGTAATTCTGGACGTAGGATATTCTCAAAAAATTCATGCTGCATCGTGACCAATGGTACAAGAGCCTCACGAATTGCTTGTAACTGCTTTTCTGGATTAAGTCCATCATCGGAGATAATATCCAATTGCTCTGCAAATTTTTTCTTTACCCTAGCCACTCTAACCATAAAAAACTCATCAAGGTTAGTGCTAAAAATTGCAAAGAATTTAGCTCTTTCTAGTAATGATGTGCGCGAGTCAATCCCTTCGCTTAAAACTCTTTTATTAAAAGCAATCCAGCTTAGTTCACGATTAAAGAAATACATGGCACGATCAACTGACTTTTCATCTTGCTCGTCAATTTCTTCTGGGATAGATTCTGAGATTCCTATCGACTCAGTAATCGTTTCAATCATGTCAACTTCTAGATCTTTTTTGGCTAAATCTCTTTTTATTCTGGTCATAGGAGCAAAGATATCGGCTGTTGTAAAATCACTTGACTACTAGATTACCGAAGTATAGGTCATTACTATGTGAGCTTAAACACTTCTAAATAAAAAAAGAGCGGCACATAGTACCGCCCTTTTTTTCAAAACTTAGCCCAAAAGTGCTTCGATATCTTTACGTAGTGCTGCATCTTCAGGTGCAACGCTGGAAGGATAGTATTTCACGACTTTACCTTCTTTATCGACTAGAAACTTGTTAAAGTTCCACTGCACTTGGCTACCTGTGGTTTCAGTAAGATACTTATAGGTGTCAGCGATACCACTGCCACTTACCTTCACCTTGCTGAACATGTCAAAGGTGACATCGTAGGTGAGAGAGCAGAAGCTTTTGATTTCTGCTTCAGTCCCTGGCTCTTGTGCGCCGAAGTCATTACTAGGAAACCCGAGAATTTCAAAGCCTTTGTCTTTGTATTCACGATAAAGAGATTCTAGTCCCTTGTATTGTTTAGTGTAGCCACATTTAGAGGCAACGTTGACAACCAAGGCAACTTTGCCTTTGTACTGAGCGAGATCGACTGGTTGACCATCGATGTTAGTAATCTTGAAATCGTAAAGTGTGGACATATTTTCGTTTTTAGGGTTATTTGAGGATTATTTGCATCATCAGCAATTTTAGGATTTTCGGCACTACAGGTGTTGCAAATCCTAAAATTGCTGCATAGTTAAAAACTTAACTTAGCTTTTTATCGCGATCGCATGGCAAGTGTAATTATCCTGATTGGTGTACCCGCGAGCGGCAAATCTAGCCTCGCTGAGAAGATGTTGCGTGCTTCTAATCAGACTTCTCATCAGAATAGTAGCAGCCTCACCCATGGGCAAACCCAATTAATCAGCCCAGATCGCATTCGAGCATCACTCTATGGATCAGCCGCCAAACAGGGTGATTGGTCAGAAATTTGGCAACATGTACAGCAAGAATTTGCCAACGCCGCCAAATCGCAACAATCTGTAATATATGATGCCACAAACTATAAGCGCGAATATCGTAAAAATATTATTGACCTTGCCAAAGAGCATGGATTTAAGCCAATTACAGGAATTTGGCTAGATGTACCGCTCTGGATTTGTTTGTCACGAAATGATATGCGCGATCGCGTTGTCCCTGAAGATGTCGTAGTAGAAATGTATCGAACACTAGCCTATAGCCCACCTACCCTCAGCGAAGGATTCGATCGCATTTTGCTTCGCGATCAAAAGCTAGACAACGAGTGGATCGACTGAGCGAATAAAAGTTGGGCTTTGGGCAATGGCTCACTAAATTAGTGATATTAAGTTGCAATCTATAGCAATGATTGAGTTATACCAATTCATACAGCAATTTGCTTTCAAACCCGCCACAAATAAGAATATAAAACCCATTGCGGGGCTTCGCCCTGCGACCCTTCTTGTAGTGGGTTTGCTCGAATACTGCTGTAAAAGATTGCCGACACTTTTGTGAATTAAAAACTAAATCCAGTAAGGGTTTTAAAAACACAAAATGGCTTAGCCATTTTGTGTTTTGGTATTAGCGAGGGCAATCCTGAATCCAAAAGAGTAATGGCGGCGCGAAGCGCCGCCATTACTCTTTTGGATTTTGATTTGAGTAGCTCTATTTCGTGATTTCTTGTGGAGATAGAGGATCTTGGTGTTCAACATTCACTGAATTTAGTTCTTCTTGTATGGGCATGAAATGATATTTACCAGAACCAATATGCTGGGCTCTATAGATACCAGCATGACCTGAAGCAAGGTAGCTCATAGTACAGGCGATCGCGATAAATACTCCAGATTCCATACCAAAAAGTTCAATTCCCATTAACGTCGCTGCGATCGGAGTATTGGCAGCGCTACCAAAGACTGCCACAAACCCCATACTGGCTAATAAGGGTGCGGATAATGGCAAGATTAATGACAAAGCATTCCCCAAAGTCGCACCAATAAAAAATAGAGGAGTTACTTCACCACCTTTAAAACCTGCTCCCAATGTCAATGCCGTTAAACCAATTTTGGCTGCAAAATCCCAAGGTGTTAGCTGCATCTCAAAGGCATTCACGATTGTTGGAATCCCCAGCCCAATATATTTAGTCGAACCTATTGCCCAAACAATCAAAGCAACAATGACACCACCGATCGCAGGACGTAAAGGAGGATAAGATATTTTGGATTTAAATAGGTGACTAATTTTATGAGTTGTTTTCGCAAAAATCATCGCTGCGAGTCCGAAGGCTATACCCGCCAAAATTGCGTAAATTATCTCCATTAAATTTATAGCAGGAATCAACGAATCATGACGATATGCGGTATGGTGCAATCCTAAACTTAATGTAATGCGATCTCCGACGATGGCTGCAATTAGGCAAGGAAATAGAGCGTTATGATTAATCTTCCCAATTGCTAAAACCTCTAAGCCAAAGATTGTCCCTGCTAGTGGAGTCCCAAATACCGAAGAAAATCCAGCGCTAAGACCTGCCATTAATAAAATTTGGCGATCGCGTGGTTGGAATTTAAATATTTTTGTCAATTGATCAGCAAGGGAAGCTGAAATTTGTAGAGCTGTGCCCTCTCTACCTGCCGAGCCCCCAAATAGATGGGCTAGAGTAGTTCCTAATAACACCAAAGTAGCCATTCTCAAAGGAATAATATTCTTGGGATTGTGAATCTCTTCCAATAAAAGATTATTGCCACCTTCCACTGTTTTTCCATAGTTATGATAAAGCCAACCGCTCAGGAATCCTCCAAAAGGAAGTAAGGCTATTATCCATAAATTTGATTCTCTAAAATCAGTTGCCCATTCTAAAGAAGCAAGTAAGGCAGCAGAACCTATCCCTGAGAGAATTCCCACAGAGCAAGCAATAAGAAACCATGTGCTAAGTTGAGAAAAGACAATAAACTGTTTAAGCTTAAGAATGAGTTTCATAATGTCACGTTGAAGCTAAATCAATAAACGTGACTTGTAAAGGAAAGATCGATTAGGCATTTATATACTCCCACTCTCCCACTACAAGTCGGAATAAGTAGGAGCCATCAGCCTTTAAACGTTATAAAAATCTACAACGCAAAGCGGTTTTGGCAAGCTCCATTGCCATCCCTACTTTTATACCATGCTCTCACCAAAGTTTATAGGGTTTTGCAAATGACTGTACAAGTATAGCTACAGTCACTTGTCTTAGGAAAAATCAAAACCCAAGAATTGATGGCGGCACTCTGCGCCGCCATCAATTCTTGGGTTTTATGTCCTAGTAAACTTGGCGACAGCTATGCTTACTCATTTACAAAACAGAAACAATCATGTTAGGTATGGCAGGATTTTATCCTTGAGGTTACCTGCTAGAATTGCAGCAGTTTTCGATCAAATTAAATACAGCAAATCCCTAAAAGTGTTGCTTTGCAACACTTTTAGGGATTTGTTGGTTCAGGTTTGAGCGCAAAGTGTTGTAATTCTCAATTCGCGATCGCTAATGAAAAAAAAAGATGGGTGGTTTCATATTGCACTGCGGTGGAAAGGCTCAGTATTACCTGAAGTATTGCCGCGATCGCTAATGTGTGGATTGTTTGGCATTTTTATTTACATTCTTTATCTCTATCAGGTTAAAGTTTCCTTACCAGTTCTAGGTGTTATTATTCCCAATATCGTGTTAGGTTTGCTACTCGTATTCCGAACCAACACTGCCTATGAACGCTTTTGGGAAGGTCGCAAAGCATGGGGGATTCTAGTCAACACATCACGGAATTTATCTCGTCAAATCATAGTAGCAATTGTAGAAAAAGAACCAAGCGATCGCCTAGCCAAAATTGCTGCTGTCAAGCTATTGCCAGCCTTTGCGATCGCTCTAAAATTGCATTTGCGAGCAGAGCCAATCAATGCTGAACTCGAAGCGAATCTTTCAGTAAAACAATTTGAGCATCTCAAAACGATGCATCACCCACCTCTTGAAATAGCATTTTGGATTAGCAGCTATCTCCAAGATCAGTCCATCCAAGAAAAGCTTGATCGCTATCAACTAAACGACATGATTCAACTTTTGCACCAAATGGTGGACGTTATAGGCATTTGTGAACGTATTCTCAGAACTCCAATCCCTCTCGCTTATTCCATTCATCTGAAGCAATTATTAATGATTTATTCATTGTCACTTCCTTTTCAAATGGTTGATCAACTGCAATGGATGACAGGGCCAATTGTGGCGCTAATTAGCTTTACTCTATTAGGTATCGAAGAAATTGGTATTCAAATAGAAGATCCCTTTGGGCATGATGCCAATGATTTACCTTTAGATAATATCTGTAATACTATGATGCGAAATATTGAAGATTTATTGATGGTGAGCTGCAACAAATTCGATCCATAGTTTTGAATAAATAGCAATACTCTAATAGAATGAATTTATAGAGATCTGTCTTTAGTTAAACCTCAGATATATTGACTCCTCTATGTTGTAGTAATTTAAGCGATCGCAATAAAAGTAAAGAAATTTAGTGCAATTTGTGTGACTTAAATCATATATAGTTATTATTCTTAACATAAATAAATATTATCAATTTTAATCCTAATAATGCAAGCAATAAATACTGAGTGGACAACAACAGAGGAAGAAGTAGCTAAAAAAGCTTTTGATATTGCCTATAAGCGAGAGATAGGTGCTCTAATTGACTCGGTACGTTATCGAGCGAGCTCTTTAGCTGAGATCGAAGATATGTGGCGTTTGCACGATTTTTTGAGCGTTAAACGTCATGAAGTCGATGGTCGATACGACTATCGATTACCCACTTTGGTTTTTGTATTTGCGGGGTTGGTTAAAGATGGTTGGCTTAGCCTCAATGAACTTGAGGGCTTAAATGCTGATAAAATTGCCAAAATTGCGGCACTTACTTGTATGTAACAGCTTATATAAAGATAGATTATGCAAAGTATTACTCTTCTTTATATGGGTTTTATAAGCGTGAATTAGAGTCTACCTTTTAGAAGATTAACAACTATATCCACCGACATAATTATTAGAACAAATAATAAACCCCAAAAAATAAGTTAGCAATAAATGCTGACTTGTTTTTTGGGGTTTATTGTCTGAATCACTATGTTGAAATCTATACTGCAAGTAGCAATCACTACTGCTAACTCGAAAAGCTGTGATCACAAACAGCTAATTTAACCAAACCATAAACAGGTCAAATTAGATTCAATATCTATCCTTAGAGGTTTTGTAATTGTAAACACAATATGAGTACATATACTGAGGTGATTAAATAATCAAAGAATTTCTTAATTCTTATTGTTTATATAGCTTCTAATAAATCATCACTAATAGATATATTATTTCTAAAAATCGTAATATTTTTCTTAGTTATTTATTGGATTTAAGCTCACTATCTTAAAAATCTGTTCTCTCAAATGTCGGATTTGTCTTTCCTTCATGTAGAGGTACGACATCAAACTATTCAGTTGCACTCTCAACCCAATCCTATGACTTACACCATTAACTCAGCCAGAAGTATTTTCCCTAACACCTTAGCTGCTGACGTAGTGCCTGCAACTACTGCAAGATTTAATCAACTTAGCCCTGAAGACCAACTGGCTTGGATTTGGTTTACTTACCTTGAGATGGGTAAAACTGTGACAATCGCAGCGCCTGGAGCTGCAAGTATGCAGTTGGCTGAGTTGACTTTAAATGAAATCAAGAAAATGAGCTTTCAACAGCAAACTCAGGTCATGTGTGATTTAGCTAATCGTGCTGATACTCCAATTTGCCGTACCTATGCTATTTGGTCACAAAACATCAAACTAGGTTTTTGGTATCAACTTGGTGAGTGGATGGAAAAAGGAATTGTTGCTCCGATTCCTGAAGGTTATAAACTGTCAGCGAACGCTTCGGCTGTGTTAGAAACTCTGAAAGGTTTAGAGCCAGGACAACAAATTACGATTCTCCGTAATTCAGTTGTAGATATGGGCTATGACCCCAACAAATTGGGCGATTATACTCGTGTCGCTGAGCCTGTTTTAGCTCCACAAGAGGTGTCTAAGCGCACTCAAGTTAGCATCGAAGGTGTAGACAATCCTACTGTCTTGTCTTACATGAACAACTTGAATGCCAACGATTTTGATGCTCTAATTGCTCTATTTCTCCCAGACGGTGCTTTACAACCTCCTTTCCAAAGACCAATTGTTGGGAAAGATGCCGTGCTGAGATTTTTTAAAGAAGAATGTCAAAATCTGGTGCTCGTTCCAGAAAAAGGTGTTTCTGAACCAGCAGATGGTGGATATACCCAAATCAAGATTACGGGTAAAGTGCAAACTCCTTGGTTCGGCTCTGGTGTTGGCATGAATATCGCTTGGCGCTTTCTGCTCGATCCTAATAACAAGATTTTCTTTGTGGCGATCGACTTACTTGCATCTCCTAAAGAGTTGCTGAACTTCGCTCGTTAGTTTAGTTATAGCGATTTACGCTTTTGAAATCGGCGGCGCGATCGCACCGCCGATTTTATTTTTATCGTTTTAACTATTGCCTTTTGAGAATATGCAAATGTTTACCTCTCCACAAAAGGTATATCAAGGAGAAGATTGGATTGGATTATTAATAGCTGTAATTATTATTAGTCTATGGTTTCTCAGCCTATTTGAGCTTCTCGCTATTCAAATATCAGATACTTCTTGGTTCTGGTTAATTTTCTCTGTTTTGGGACGTACTTATCTCCATACGGGCTTATTTATCCTTGCCCATGATTCAATGCATGGTAATTTAATTCCAAATAACAGAATTCTCAATCACCTAATAGGACGAGTTGCAGTTACAGTTTATGGATTCCTGCCCTACGACCATTGCTGTACCAATCATTTTAATCATCATCGCTATCCATCTCAAAGTGGCGATCCTGATTTTTACGGTAGTGCTCCTAATCCAATATTTTGGTATTTCAAGTTCATTCGTGAATATTTTCCAATGCGATCGCTAATCATTTTCTTGGTGAATATGATAATAATTGCTTGGGGATTAACAACCATTTTCCATGTTGCATTCACAAATTTAATATTTTTTGTCCTTGTTCCACTTGTCTTGAGCTCTTTACAGTTGTTCTTTTTTGGTACTTATCTACCACATCACCAACTGTACGAAAATCCCTATTTCTCTCCACGCTTGCAAAGTAGTTACTACTCTAATCTATGGTCATTTTTTAGCTGTTACCATTTTGGTCATTACCATTGGGAGCATCATGAATATCCAAAAACTCCTTGGTATAAGCTTTATAAAATTAATGCCAAATAGAGAGGTCGCTTGGCGATCTCTCTATTTGGCATTAATTCCCGAGCAAACGAACCAATAAATTTCTTAAAAGCTCTGCAAAGCAGAACTTTTAAGAAATTTATTGGTTCGGGTTTGGGAGCGTTGCACTGTAAACAAAAAAGCATCGTGTCGCGATGCTTTTTTGTTTGATTATGATGTTTGAGCTTTGAGCCATGCCCAAGGCAAAGCAAGTAACTTGTTTGAACGAGGCACGAAGGCTCGACGCATAAATACTTCGTAATTATTATGTTCGATCGCCTTTAAAATATTTCGGTACAAAATTAGCGAAGACCAAACTGGCCATCTGGCATCCTTGCATAAAGCGGAAATACCATCTTCAGCATGTTGGTAAAACTCACGCGCTCTTTGAATTTGGAAACGCATTAGCTCAGTCCAGCGCTCATCAACCGTACCGCTTAATAAATCTTTTTCGGTATAGTCAAAATAATGCAGATCCTCAAGAGGTAGATAAATGCGTCCACGCTGAGCATCTTCGCCAATATCTCGCAAAATATTAGTTAGCTGCATTGCTATACCCAAAGCGATCGCCGCTTCGGTTGCCGTAGCAATTACCGATGGATCTTTAGTCTCAAAGCCCATGATTGCTGCTGACATTAAACCGACAGTGCCTGCGACGCGATAGCAGTATAAATGCAGATCG
This window of the Pseudanabaena sp. BC1403 genome carries:
- a CDS encoding fatty acid desaturase, whose translation is MFTSPQKVYQGEDWIGLLIAVIIISLWFLSLFELLAIQISDTSWFWLIFSVLGRTYLHTGLFILAHDSMHGNLIPNNRILNHLIGRVAVTVYGFLPYDHCCTNHFNHHRYPSQSGDPDFYGSAPNPIFWYFKFIREYFPMRSLIIFLVNMIIIAWGLTTIFHVAFTNLIFFVLVPLVLSSLQLFFFGTYLPHHQLYENPYFSPRLQSSYYSNLWSFFSCYHFGHYHWEHHEYPKTPWYKLYKINAK
- a CDS encoding phytoene synthase, with protein sequence MAICQSVNLEEAYEICRCITAKYAKTFYLGTMLMSQAKRRAVWAIYAWCRRTDELVDGMQAETTDAETLFSWEKQLEATFRGDPIHASDIALADTVKHYPMPIQPFKDMISGMRMDLKYDRYQTFDDLHLYCYRVAGTVGLMSAAIMGFETKDPSVIATATEAAIALGIAMQLTNILRDIGEDAQRGRIYLPLEDLHYFDYTEKDLLSGTVDERWTELMRFQIQRAREFYQHAEDGISALCKDARWPVWSSLILYRNILKAIEHNNYEVFMRRAFVPRSNKLLALPWAWLKAQTS